One part of the Rutidosis leptorrhynchoides isolate AG116_Rl617_1_P2 chromosome 1, CSIRO_AGI_Rlap_v1, whole genome shotgun sequence genome encodes these proteins:
- the LOC139886654 gene encoding E3 ubiquitin-protein ligase PRT6-like isoform X1: protein MNDMEIDSSSSSSSEPNLHYLSPKDRILKRLVLINVPEEYLEHLQLGIITYIKEHKSRLQHVVNAILPTDTEMVAAMKPQANPTIEDILHESMVWLQWLMFEGDPSHVLQRLAFMNIGQRGVCGSVWGNNDIAYRCRTCEHDPTCAICVPCFQNGNHKDHDYSIIYTGGGCCDCGDVTAWKRSGFCSKHKGAEQIQPLQEDIAKTLGPVLDCLLGWWNKKLIYAESMHQIEPSTDDIAVQPKTVADVITSTVVGLLLEFGKCSESLLSFVSARLCMIDDLLEFLVMAEMFLVPEVVRKLQELLLKWLSDPFFKYEFAKAFLNYYPMVINEAVKECKDSVFRKYSLLPTFSVQIFTVPTLTPRLVKEMDLLAILLQCLCSIISCCSQDNRLLVSKWGNLYETTHRVVEDIRFVMSHSTIPKYMTSERRDISRKWMKLLAFVQGMSPQKRETNIHIEEENENMHLPFVFGHSIANIHALLVAGAFSTEDESSSSMNKQDFDEQDGVRHAKVGRLSQESSVSGVNARGISSNNADSDAVLASISWLMFECLKAIGGWLKVDNTSGALFSPFNSRSTNASGSNFFHLKRKLSKFRKGKAISASFGAHQRLNGSNDIISAGSGDHPLEGEDHANELEVLKLADWPKFEYDVSSQEISVHIPLHRLLSLVLQKALKRFYGDSSTKYGDFFGQLLAGCHPHGFSAFVMEHPLRIRVFCSQVHAGMWRKNGDAAILSYEWYRSVRWSEQGLELDLFLLQCCAALAPPDLYIARIIERFGLSTYLSLNLERDDEYEAVLVQEMLNLIIQIVKERRFCGLTKAQCLQRELVYKLSTGNATHSQLVKSLPRDLSKVDQFHQILDTVAEYSYPSGIKQGMYKLRLEYWKELDLYHPRWNSRDLQVAEERYLRFCQVSALTNQLPKWTKIYPPLNGLAKLATCKTVLQLIRAVLFYALFTDKLMTSRAPDGVLITALHLLSLALDICQVQIESGDTDNDNSIPLLAFAGEEVSAGLYNGYDNQSLLSLLVSLMRINQKENVYDSVENGGFDLSFLIKGLLQKFAKLDSGCLEKLLTLSPEVVNQLSGSKPTSDNNTDNNTSISDSDKRKAKARERQAAIMEKMKAQQSKFMESINSTIDTGLVDLNDVEENISDVANDLDEPEHVVCSLCHDASSKSPVSFLILLQKSKVVSLLDKGPPSWNKQVNRSGKEQVSTSEGTSNIESSSSSETITSSSDLMELVQNAINEFASTGQPNEVDAFLEFIKIRFPSLKHIHVPQTLHDNNQPTISLGDVIAFEENMYTQILDIMESDMLQPDVLTKADDFTAAGSSSHLSVNSNEPLLLGKYIASLSDEILNTPSPSETGGSRSKAQTSSVNSQLPYDGFGPSDCNGIYVSSCGHAVHQVCLDRYLRSLKERYTRRLDFEGGHIVDPDQGEFLCPVCRGLANSVLPDIPKEGMKGSGLSKSPSSFSSDTIDVFLLRQSLSLLHAAADVSRSELLKSFPVQRKGGIGTNLESAVRLLREMYFPENDKVSGSNRLRDSTIMWDTLKYSLISTEIAARSEKTSSATNFSTSALYEELRSSSGFILSLLLKIVNSIRVRSSLDVLLRLRGIQHFAKCICCPDTLNEPPSHAYKVGDNMMSMLENADMGIRFPDVQFWTMASSPVLASDAFSTLMWVLFCLPVPFMSSEKSFLPLVHMFYLISVTQAVITSLGRNETAMDDLGHHDSLITDISKFVGEHGFLNQYFVSSYCNNSRDFKDTIRSLTFPFLRRCALLWRLMNSSSLTPFSGAHAMEYTYGTAEEFVEYEDLEKMFKIPSLDNIVHDEASRYLVLKWLHHLSREYEVSPLSRVLHLTPVVPYKLMVLPYLYQDLLQRYIKQKCVDCGAIQDEPALCLLCGKLCSPSWKTCCRNNKCQTHAMSCGAGTGVFLLIRKTTILLQRSARQARWPSPYLDKFGEEDIEMHRGKPLYLNEERYAALSHMVASHGLDRSSKVLHQTSIGAFLIL, encoded by the exons ATGAACGATATGGAGAttgattcatcttcatcatcatcgtctGAACCTAATTTGCATTATCTTTCCCCAAAAGATCGTATACTTAAG AGGCTTGTCTTGATAAACGTTCCTGAAGAGTACCTGGAGCATCTGCAGTTGGggataatcacatatatcaaagagCACAAGTCACGACTACAACATGTAGTCAATGCAATTTTGCCAACTGATACTGAAATGGTGGCTGCCATGAAACCACAAGCAAACCCTACCATTGAAGATATACTACACGAAAGCATGGTTTGGTTGCAGTGGTTAATGTTCGAAGGCGATCCTAGTCACGTGCTACAACGACTGGCGTTCATGAATATTGGGCAACGTGGTGTTTGTGGGTCTGTATGGGGCAACAATGATATAGCTTACCGATGTCGAACATGTGAACATGATCCCACTTGTGCGATTTGTGTTCcatgttttcaaaacggtaaccATAAAGATCATGATTATTCTATTATATACACCGGTGGTGGATGTTGTGATTGTGGGGACGTTACAGCATGGAAACGTAGTGGATTTTGTTCTAAACATAAAGGAGCCGAACAAATACAACCACTTCAAGAAGATATTGCAAAGACCTTAGGTCCTGTTTTGGATTGTCTTCTTGGTTGGTGGAATAAAAAACTAATATATGCAGAGAGTATGCATCAAATTGAGCCTTCAACTGATGATATTGCTGTACAACCAAAAACGGTCGCTGACGTGATAACATCAACGGTGGTGGGATTACTTTTGGAATTTGGTAAATGCAGTGAAAGTTTGCTTAGTTTTGTTTCTGCAAGATTATGCATGATAGACGATCTATTGGAATTTCTTGTAATGGCAGAGATGTTTTTGGTTCCGGAAGTTGTTCGGAAGCTTCAGGAGTTGCTTTTGAAATGGCTAAGTGACCCTTTCTTTAAGTATGAGTTTGCAaaggcttttttaaattattatccaATGGTTATAAATGAAGCTGTAAAAGAGTGTAAGGATTCTGTTTTTAGAAAGTATTCACTACTGCCAACGTTTTCAGTACAAATTTTTACCGTCCCTACTCTGACACCCCGTCTCGTTAAGGAAATGGATCTATTGGCCATACTGTTGCAATGTTTATGCAGTATAATCAGTTGTTGTTCCCAAGATAATCGACTACTG GTTTCAAAATGGGGAAACTTGTACGAAACTACTCATCGTGTGGTAGAAGATATCCGATTTGTCATGAGCCATTCGACAATACCAAAATACATGACTAGTGAACGACGTGACATTTCAAGAAAATGGATGAAACTGTTGGCCTTTGTGCAGGGAATGAGCCCGCAAAAGCGAGAAACGAATATTCATATAGAAGAAGAAAACGAGAACATGCATCTGCCTTTTGTTTTTGGTCACTCTATTGCAAATATTCATGCTTTATTAGTGGCTGGAGCATTTTCAACAGAAGATGAATCATCTTCCTCTATGAATAAGCAGGATTTCGATGAACAAGATGGTGTAAGACATGCAAAAGTGGGCAGACTTTCACAAGAAAGCTCTGTGTCTGGTGTTAATGCGCGGGGTATTTCATCGAATAATGCTGATAGTGATGCAGTCCTGGCTTCAATTTCGTGGTTAATGTTCGAGTGTTTAAAAGCTATTGGAGGTTGGTTGAAAGTCGACAATACATCAGGAGCTCTTTTCAGTCCCTTTAATTCAAGATCAACCAATGCTTCTGGTAGTAATTTCTTTCATTTAAAGAGAAAACTTTCTAAGTTTAGAAAGGGAAAAGCTATTTCTGCAAGTTTCGGTGCTCATCAACGTTTGAACGGGTCAAATGACATCATTTCTGCAGGTTCTGGCGATCATCCACTGGAAGGAGAAGATCACGCAAACGAATTAGAGGTTCTGAAGTTGGCAGATTggccaaaatttgaatatgatgtcAGTTCACAGGAGATATCGGTACACATTCCATTGCATCGTTTACTCTCATTGGTTTTACAAAAAGCATTGAAAAGGTTTTATGGTGATTCATCAACCAAATATGGTGATTTTTTTGGCCAATTGTTAGCTGGTTGCCATCCACATGGATTCTCTGCTTTTGTTATGGAACATCCTCTGCGTATTAGGGTTTTTTGTAGTCAAGTTCATGCTGGTATGTGGCGGAAAAACGGTGATGCTGCTATACTATCTTATGAGTGGTATCGTTCGGTTCGCTG GTCTGAGCAGGGTTTGGAGCTCGATTTATTTCTTCTACAGTGTTGTGCTGCCTTAGCTCCACCAGATCTTTATATTGCTAGAATCATAGAACGTTTTGGTCTATCAACGTACCTTTCCCTGAATCTGGAAAGAGATGATGA GTATGAAGCGGTTTTAGTGCAAGAAATGTTAAATCTAATCATACAGATAGTTAAAGAAAGGCGATTTTGTGGATTAACTAAAGCTCAATGTCTGCAGCGTGAGTTAGTTTATAAGTTATCAACTGGAAACGCTACTCATAGTCAATTAGTTAAGTCCCTGCCTCGTGACCTTTCCAAAGTTGACCAATTCCATCAGATTTTGGATACTGTAGCTGAGTACTCTTATCCATCCGGGATTAAACAG GGTATGTACAAATTACGTTTGGAATACTGGAAAGAATTAGATTTGTATCATCCTCGCTGGAACTCACGGGATTTGCAAGTTGCAGAAGAAAGATACTTGCGTTTTTGTCAAGTGTCTGCATTGACCAATCAGCTTCCGAAATGGACTAAAATTTATCCCCCACTTAACGGGTTAGCTAAATTGGCCACGTGTAAAACAGTTCTACAACTCATCCGAGCTGTACTATTTTACGCACTTTTTACCGATAAGCTGATGACATCACGTGCTCCCGATGGTGTTCTTATAACAGCATTGCACTTGTTATCACTAGCATTGGACATTTGTCAAGTGCAGATCGAATCTGgtgatactgataatgataattctaTCCCTCTTTTAGCCTTTGCCGGTGAAGAAGTGTCCGCTGGGTTATACAATGGATACGACAATCAAAGCTTATTATCTCTTCTTGTTTCGTTGATGAGAATAAATCAAAAAGAAAACGTTTACGATTCTGTGGAAAACGGCGGGTTTGACCTCTCGTTTTTGATCAAGGGTCTTCTTCAGAAATTTGCAAAATTGGACTCTGGATGCCTTGAAAAACTGCTAACACTATCACCTGAAGTTGTTAATCAGCTATCTGGTTCTAAGCcgactagtgataataatactgataacaatacttCCATTTCTGATAGTGATAAACGAAAGGCTAAAGCACGTGAGAGACAAGCTGCAATAATG GAAAAAATGAAAGCACAGCAATCCAAATTCATGGAGAGCATAAACTCAACAATAGACACTGGCTTAGTTGATTTGAATGATGTTGAAGAAAATATATCCGACGTTGCAAATGATTTAGATGAACCTGAACATGTAGTCTGCTCTCTTTGTCATGATGCCAGTTCAAAGTCTCCAGTGTCTTTTTTAATTCTTCTTCAG AAATCCAAGGTGGTGAGTTTACTTGATAAAGGTCCACCGTCATGGAATAAACAAGTTAATAGATCTGGGAAGGAGCAAGTCTCTACTAGTGAGGGCACATCGAATATCGAATCGTCAAGCAGTTCAGAAACAATAACATCATCATCCGACTTAATGGAGTTAGTTCAAAATGCGATTAATGAATTCGCTTCCACCGGTCAACCAAACGAGGTTGATGCGTTCCTGGAATTCATCAAAATCCGCTTCCCATCTCTGAAACATATACATGTTCCTCAAACTTTACATGACAATAATCAACCAACCATATCTTTGGGTGATGTTATTGCATTTGAAGAAAATATGTACACACAGATTCTGGACATTATGGAAAGTGATATGCTGCAGCCAGATGTTTTAACGAAGGCAGATGATTTTACTGCTGCTGGATCTAGTTCACATTTGAGCGTTAATTCAAATGAACCCCTTTTGCTCGGAAAGTACATCGCCTCATTATCTGATGAAATTTTGAATACCCCGTCGCCCTCGGAAACTGGTGGGTCCCGCAGTAAGGCACAGACTAGCTCAGTGAATTCACAGCTTCCATATGATGGGTTTGGACCTTCTGATTGCAATGGGATTTACGTTTCATCATGTGGGCATGCTGTGCATCAGGTTTGCCTTGATCGTTATCTGCGATCACTGAAGGAAAG ATACACAAGAAGACTTGATTTTGAAGGAGGACATATCGTGGATCCAGACCAG GGGGAGTTTTTGTGCCCTGTTTGTCGTGGACTTGCAAATTCTGTTTTACCTGATATACCTAAAGAAGGAATGAAGGGCAGTGGGTTATCGAAAAGTCCCAGTTCGTTTTCTTCAGATACCATTGACGTTTTTCTCCTTAGACAGTCACTCTCTCTTTTGCACGCTGCGGCTGATGTTTCTAGGAGTGAGCTGCTCAAATCTTTCCCGGTGCAGCGGAAGGGAGGAATAGGCACAAATCTTGAATCCGCGGTTCGTTTACTACGTGAAATGTATTTCCCAGAAAATGATAAAGTTTCGGGATCAAATCGGTTACGTGACTCAACGATTATGTGGGATACACTTAAGTATTCCCTTATATCTACAGAAATTGCTGCTCGATCTGAAAAAACTTCTTCAGCTACCAATTTTAGCACTAGTGCTTTGTATGAAGAATTAAGGTCTTCCAGTGGGTTTATTTTGTCATTATTGCTAAAAATTGTTAACAGTATCCGAGTTCGAAGTTCACTTGATGTTCTCTTGAGATTAAGGGGCATCCAACACTTTGCAAAGTGTATATGTTGTCCTGATACTCTAAATGAACCACCTAGTCACGCCTACAAAGTTGGAG ACAATATGATGAGCATGTTGGAAAATGCTGATATGGGCATACGATTCCCTGATGTTCAGTTTTGGACTATGGCATCTTCCCCTGTTCTAGCCTCTGATGCTTTTTCGACTTTGATGTGGGTCCTCTTCTGTCTCCCGGTTCCATTTATGTCGTCTGAGAAATCGTTCTTACCGCTTGTTCATATGTTCTATCTTATTTCCGTTACTCAG GCTGTAATAACATCTTTGGGAAGAAATGAAACTGCTATGGATGATTTGGGTCACCATGATTCACTTATTACTGACATTTCAAAATTTGTCGGTGAACATGGTTTCTTAAATCAATATTTTGTTTCCTCATATTGTAATAATTCTCGTGATTTCAAGGACACAATTCGGTCCTTGACCTTTCCTTTCCTTAGAAGGTGTGCTCTATTGTGGAGGTTGATGAACTCTTCGAGCTTAACACCATTCAGTGGGGCCCATGCAATGGAATATACTTATGGAACAGCAGAAGAGTTTGTTGAGTATGAAGATTTGGAGAAGATGTTTAAGATTCCATCGTTAGACAACATAGTTCATGATGAGGCGTCACGTTACTTGGTCTTAAAATGGTTACATCACTTGTCTCGAGAATATGAAGTTAGCCCTCTTTCACGAGTTCTGCACCTAACCCCTGTAGTCCCATACAAGCTGATGGTCTTGCCTTACTTATACCAAGATCTCCTGCAAAG GTACATTAAACAGAAATGTGTTGACTGTGGAGCCATTCAGGATGAACCTGCATTGTGCCTGTTGTGTGGTAAATTGTGCTCGCCTAGTTGGAAGACATGCTGCAG GAACAACAAGTGCCAAACCCATGCAATGTCTTGTGGCGCTGGTACTGGTGTATTTCTATTGATTAGG AAAACCACAATATTACTTCAAAGATCTGCACGACAGGCGCGTTGGCCGTCTCCTTACCTGGATAAATTTGGTGAAGAG GACATTGAAATGCATAGGGGAAAGCCATTATATTTGAATGAAGAACGATATGCAGCCCTAAGTCATATG GTTGCTTCTCATGGACTCGATCGGAGTTCAAAAGTACTGCATCAAACATCAATTGGTGCTTTTCTAATCCTTTAG